In the Rhodospirillaceae bacterium genome, GAAACGCGGGAAATTCCTGTAATCGCGCTAACCGCCAACGCAACGGCGCGGGATATTAAGATGGGAGAGGCAGCAGGCTTCCATGCCTATTTAACAAAACCTGTTGACGTATCGACTCTACTTGATTCGATCCAATTGGCGTTAGATTAAGATTTCCAAAAGCCCATCCAAGGACTCGATCACCGCGACTGGCCCATCCGGTAGGCGCTCTGGTTCCGCACCAAAGCGATTGACCCAAACGGCCTGGTAGCCAAAATGCGAACCACCGGCTATGTCCCAGGCATTGGAGGACATGAAGCAGATATTCCCGGCTTCCACACCCAATTCATCGACAGATAACTGATAGACGCTCGGATGAGGCTTAAATATTTGCAGACCGTCGACTGATAATACGGCGTCCAAGCTGTCAGATAGCCCCGCATTATTCACCGCAGAGGCCAGCATTTCCGGCGACCCGTTGGATAAAATCGCGGTCTTTATGCCGGCTGCTTTCAATTTTCCAAGCACGTCCGCGGCCTCTGGATATGCATCCAACTGCATGTAAACATCCATCAGCTTTTGCCGCAGAGCCGGATTGTCAATCTTCACGACGCCTAATGCATAGTCCAGCGCCTCCCCGGTGATCTGCCAGAACGGCGCGTAATTTCCCATCAAGCTACGCAACCAAGTGTATTCCAGCTGCTTGGTACGCCAGATTTGCGACAGTTGATCCGCCTTGCCGTCTAATTCCCCCTTCAGCTTGGCCGCCGCCGCATGAACATTAAACAAGGTGCCATACGCATCAAAAACGCAGGCGCCGATGCTATCTCGATTGATCTTGTTTTGGTTCATTGGAATGCCGCTCCTTTAAAGGAAACCTAGCTAATACCAAAGACAACCTTTTATCAGCTGTCAAGAACGCCTATATGAAGCTTTCACTCTTAAGCCTTTTAGTTTATGAGAACAGGCTTCTGACCCCAATTTTTTGACAGTTCTAAAAGTACGGAAAAGGTGCCATGCGTAAATATCTGAACATTGACCTAGAGACACAGTCCATCGAAACAGAAACTTTGGACGGCGAGACCATTGCTAAAGCTGGACGGTATCACATTGCCAAGACCCTGCTGGCAGCAGGTGCTGCGACAGTTGATCCGCTATCGCCCGAAAATCCACTGATATTCTCGGTCGGGCCTTTCGCAGGCACAAACTTTTCCAACGCCAATCGCCTCAGCGTCGGCTGCAAAAGTCCGCTCACCGGCGGCATCAAGGAAGCCAATTCCGGCGGCACCTTCGGCTTTGCCATGGGCCAATTGGAAATCGCCGGCTTCACCCTGAACGGAGCCTGCAAGGACTGGACGATTATCTACATCCCGAAAGAGGGCGAGATCCGGTTTGAATCGGCCGAAGGCTTCATGGGTAAAGGGAATTTTGAAACCGCAGAAATGCTGCACGAAAAATATGGCGACAAAGTTAGCTTGGCGCTCTGCAGTCCGGTCGGGGAATACCTGGGCTTGATGTCCGGCATTGCCTTCTCTGACCCCGAAAATCGCCCGGAACGCATTGCCGCGCGCGGTGGCGTTGGCGCCGTCATGGGCAGCAAGAAGGTCAAGGCCATCATCTGTGAAAAGAACAAGCTGCCGACCTTCAAAGAACGCAAGAAAGTCATCATGTCGGTGCGTGAATACGGCCAAAAGTTGGACGAGCAACCCGCCGTGCAGAACTTGAAAAAATTGGGCACGGCCATGATGGGTGACGTCATGAACCATATGGGCGGCATTCCTGTACGTGGCTTTAGCTCCGGCCAAGTCGTCGACAGAGATAAAGAACGTTTCAAGCTTGGTGGTGACTACATCCGCGAACAGAACATGGAACGCGGCGGCGACCCCAGCCATGCCTGTATGCCCGGTTGTCAAATTCGTTGCAGTAATGTTTATGTCGACAAGGACGGCGAAGAAGTTGTCTCTCCGGTCGAATACGAAACCCTTGGCCTGATGGGCACCAACTGCGGCCTTGAAAATCCAGACGACTTGGCCAAGGTCAATGCCGTCGCCAATGATTTGGGCATCGACACCATCGAAATCGGCGCCCTGTTGGGAATGCTGATGCGTGAAGGCCAAGCAGAATTTGGCGATGTGGACTTCATGATGGAAGCCATGAAAGAAATTGGCGAAGGCACGGAGCGTGGAAAGTTTCTATCCCAAGGGACTGCGCGGGTCGGCGAACATCATGGTTTCAAACACATCCCTGTGATTAAGAAACAAGCGATCAGCGCCTACGATCCTCGCTCCATCGAAGTTACCGGCGTCAGCATGATGATCACCGCCATGGGTGCGGACCACACGACCGGCAACTTGGCAGCCTTTGACTGCAAGGACAAAACCACCGAAGAAATTGCGACAGCCAGTTTCGGTATTCAAGTAGATTCAGCTGCCGCCGACTGCCTCGGCATGTGCCTGTTTGGACGGTCTGTCACTGACACTCATCACGAATTTCTGACCAACACGATCAACGATGCCTATGGGTCGAATCTTGACCCATCGTTCATCAATGAGACGGCACGCCAGGCCTTAATTCTGGAAGCCGAATTCAACAAGGCCGCTGGCTTCACCGATGCCGACGACGAATTGCCGGCGTTCTTCTATGAAGAAAGCATCGCGCCAACAGACAAGAAAGCCCGGCACCACACCAAAGAACTCAACGACTACAAATCCAAATGGATCGCTGAAAACTCAGCTTAGGCTAATTATCCAAGCTCTCACCTTGTTGGTGGGGGCTTGGAATGATCCTCCATGAGACGGCCCTTAGGCTCCCCTCAGGATGAAGCCTTATTTACATTTATTGTATGCAAATCCCCTGCGTTTAGCTTCTGCAATAGAATCGGGGTGACCATATTTTACGCCATTGCAGATATCTTTGTCCGTCATACTTCTCTGCTTCATACTTGCAGGCATTCCAGCAGAAGACATTTTGGGTTGGGCTGACGTTTTTATAAGTTTTATTTCGGCATTATTGCCATTTCGGTCCTTTCCATACCCATAGTAGCTGAATTTTCCCTTACCAGCGCGAAGGGTTCCTTCTGCCGAAAGATTTTTAGCGCATCCTATTACCGACCAATTTCCCGTACTTAAATTAGCTTCGCCAACGCAATTTCTGAACTTGAGTTCAATTATATTTTTGTCCCATGACACCGTCCCACGGCCCGTATAAATGTTACTATCGTTCCCAAAATCAGATACTATTATGATCGCCGTATAGTCCCCTGCTAGTAGGCGATAGGACACCGGACCTTTCCAGACAATTTTTCGCTCTACAGCAAATACCGAGCATTCTGTTCCACGAGTCTTAGCTCTTTCACTGCAACCAAACAGAACATTTTCCGGCCCTTCAATAACACAATCAACCCCCATTGGAGGGCAGGAACTGTAGGCCGCGTTCAAGCCATCATTTGCAACAACAAAGTAATTCGGAGATTCTTTTAGCTTGTAGTTTTCAAACATACTCGTCGCACTCGACGACAAAGTAATTGGCCCCTTACCAATCCTCGAGTCCGTCGTTTGACACGCGGCGAGGGCCAAGAAACAGATAATCAATAATAACGGGGATTTAGCGCGCATTAATACAAACCTTCTAATAGGTATGAAAATTTAAACTAAACGATTTAATATTCTTAATTGATTATTGTATTTTTACACAATAGATAAAAGATAATTTTATTAATCAGTCAACCCTCATCCAGAGAAACCGCGTCCGGGATTTTGGGTGTCCCCGCCAATCAAAAATATGGCGAAGGGACGGATGCTAAGAAAAACTCTCCCCTCACCCTCAGTCGATAGCTTTACAAACCCTTCATCCACGGGCAAGATTTCTCTGCTATTCAATCAAAGAATGAACACAATTAGAGACTGCCACGGAACAAAAAAAATGAATTCGGCGACAGACATCACCGTCACCCCCCTCACGCCCTTCATCGGCGCGGAAATTTCTGGGGTTGATTTGGCCCAAAATCTCACCGACGACGCCTTTGAGATTATCCATCAGGCCCTCCTCGACAATCTTGTTCTGCTGTTTCGCGGACAAGACATCCCGCCTACTGCCCAAATTAAATTCACCGAACGCTTTGGCGCGGTGGAGGGGCATCCTTTGAAGGCGCGGAAAGGCCATCCTGAGTTTGATAATTTGTTGGCGCTTGAGAACAAGCCGGAATTGCGGGGCGCACGGAATGACTTTTGGCATTCAGATATTTCGTGTGCGGCGGAGCCGCCTGCGCTGGCGTTTCTACAAGCGCTGACGGTGCCTGAAGGCAAGGGCGATACGATGTTTTGTAACATGTATCGGGCTTGGGATGAGTTAGCTCCGGACTTAAAAGAGAAATTCGATGCTCTGACCGCGTCACATTCAGGTGAAGCCATTCGCCGGCGCAATACGGCTGCAGATACAGACGGCAACCAAGACATGACCGTGCCCCCTGCTGAGACCCACCCTGTCGTGCGGCGTCACCCGGAAACCGGCCGCCGCGCACTTTATACCAATCGTTTTTTCACAACCAATTTTACTGGCATGTCTGTGGAAGAAAGCGCGCCTTTATTGGAGGCCATCGAGGAACAAGCAACCCAAGCCGATAACATCTATCGCCACAGCTGGCGGGCCGGCGATACGTTGCTGTGGGATAACCGTTGCACCATGCACTACGCATTTTATGATTATGATGAATCCGAACCGCGGCTGATGCACCGGACCACGGCAGCAGGTGATCGGCCGCAAGCTTAGCCTTCCACAAAGAGCGATATACACGACTGGAAGCGCCAAATTGACCCGTCAGCCTACACGTGGGAATATGATTTAGCATATCATCCATTATGACTTAAAGAATTTGTTGAATATTCTGCGACAGTCCCAACTTAGTCGTAAAAGAGAGTTGGGTGGAGAAATTAACCTTTGGAAACACAAGCAAACAATTACCTGAATTTACTCAATTTTCGTGTGGTCGACATGTTGTTATCCGCCGACCTGTCCCATATCGACAAAGTGCTATCACTGGTTGCCTTTAATAGGGTTCCCCTAGGCCCTAATTGTCTCGTTGGAATTATGACCTATGAGGGGGTCAGCATTCCGGTGATTGATATCGCAATTCGCTTGGAACTGGAAAATATCGCGCCCTACACCCTGGAAACGCCTATCATCGTCTGTTCGCATAAGGGAAATTCGGTCGGTCTTATTGCCTCAAGTATCTATGGTGTCGCCGCGACGGCACCGGATGCGCTTCAGCTTGGTGAAATTTTTGAAGACGGGGCCCCACCATGCAAAGGCGTCGTTAAAACAGCAAACGGCCAATCATTTCTGTTGGATTTAGACCGCATGCTCGACGTCGACCTCAGCGCGTTGGAAGATAAATTGAGTAGCCCTGCGTCGGCAGGATATCAAATCAAGGGCCCCTAATAATGAGCCAAATACTTTCGCCAGATTGCGAGAGCGAACTGCTTACGTTTGCCCAAAGTGAATATGGGATTATCCTTAAAGGTAGCCAGCGCAAGCGGCTTAATGATGCCTTTCAAATTAGTCGAAAAAAATTCGGCCATGAGACCAGTGAGGATTACACAAATTCGCTGTTTGCCGCGAAGCCAGACGATGCTGAGCGCACGGACTTCGTTTCCTGCATCACGGTCGAGGAAAGCTATTTCTTCCGTGACGCCGATCAAATTGAATTTATTCGAAAGACCTGGCTTCCGCGTATGCTCGAGAAAAAAAGGCGGGCAAGTGATAAACATATCCGCATTTGGTGTGCTGGATGTTCCTTTGGTCAAGAACCCTATACGGTGGCGATCCTATTAAAAGAAGAACTTCCAGAATTTCGCGACTGGACAATTCATTTACTCGCATCGGATATAAATGTCGATGCCTTGCAACAGGCAATAAAGGGACAGTACACGTCCTGGTCGTTTCGGACCACGTCAGACAAGATGAAGAGTAAGTATTTTAAATCTGTCGGCGGCTATTCCAAAATATCTCCGGAAATCACTCGAATGGTTGAATTCGAGTATCTGAATTTATTAAGTCCTAATTTTCCATCCATTATGAATGGGACTTCCCATCTGGACCTGATCCTGTGCAGGAACGTGTTTATTTATTTCGACGCGGACACATCCAGTCAAATCATGCAAAGGTTTTCGCAGTGCTTAAGCCCGGGCGGACATCTTATCGTTGGCGCATCCGATTTGGCAGAGACGTCCCAAGAAAGCATGGAATTTATATTTGAAAATTCCATAAATTATTTCCGAAAACCAACTGAAGAATTTATCCCGCCGAAGGCCGCACGCACGCCGAAATATAGAAGACCTAGCCAGGGCCGACGTGCAGAAGATAACAGGCGGCCGACAAGACCGTTTAAAAAGATTTCTCGAAAACGTGTCACCAAGCCTAAAATTAAAGCAGAAGTCAAATCGGTTGAGGATCTCGCAACTCTTGCCAAATCGGGTGCGTGGGCAGAGGTTCGAAATGAGGTCGGGGCTGCAATACGGCAAGAGGGTGAGACACCTGAAAATTTGTGCCTACTGGCGGAGGCCCTAGCTAACCTTGGTAAAACAGAAGAAGCAATTACCGCATCGGAGGAAAGTCTTTTATTAGACCCTATGAATGACAGGGCGGTATTCATAAATGGCTTAATTTTGATGGAGTTAGGAGATACCCAGCAAGCCGAAAAGCAATTTAAGCGAGCACTATACCTGAACCGTCAGTTTATGGATGCGCATTACCAGCTAGGGCTCTTGCAATTGCGGAATGGCAAACGGACTGCTGCTGTTAAATCGCTGAAAAATGCGCTGGATATTGTCTCCACCGAGTCATCGCAACATGCATCGGAAACTTTAGCGGATGTGCTTCGCGGGGAAATCGAAATGCTGTCCGGTATAAATAAAATTGGGTAGGATTTGTTCGCAAAATCTTGTCTAATAGTTTCGTGGCTCGACCCCGATTTACGGGGAATAAGAAGCCGAATGAAAATGATTGGGAAGTTATGAAAGTTATTGGGGTGTGCGGGCGCAAAGGAGGGTCGGGGAAAACGACAGTCGCGATCCATTTGGCTGCCGAACTTTCGTCGCGTGGCTTCAAGGTAATTTTTATCGATTGCGATATACAGGGCAGCGCAACCTACTGGGCAGAACCAGGCAACCTCCCTATGCCAGTCCAACATATGGCGCTTGAAAATGAGAACGAGGTGGGCGCATGGTCAGCGACAGTTCGCGGAATGGATGCCGACTATATTGTTTTGGATAGCCCACCCCATATCGATGCCGCGCTAGGAGGCGTAATCGGTGTGTCTGACGTTACAGTTTTACCGGCAACACCTTCAGGGCTAGACCTCATTGCTGCGGCGGAGACAATTGGCTTAATCAGAGACTTCAGGAAAGCAAACGGTGGCGAGAAACCAAAAATCGTGCTTGTACCAAATCGGGTTGATCGCCGCACCACAAGCGGACGCGAATTACGCTTTGCCCTGAGAGACCTGGGCGAAGAAACAGCCCCTGAATTAAGAGCGCGGACTGCATTCGTGGACGCTTTTAATTCCGGTGAATGGGTTGGAGCCTATGCACCAAATAGCTTGGCGCGCAAAGAAATTTCGGTTCTGACGAACCGTGTCACTGAAATACTGGAGCAGCAGGAATGACGAAGAAACCTGGCCTGCGGGCACGCACCAAGTCTATTCAGGCAGCGATGGCAGCGGCAGAGCCGAAAAAACCGCTCCCGACAGACTCACAGCGCGCTCCGGAACAAGCCCTGAAAACCAAGGTAGAAGCTGCCGTAGCGCCTACCGCAAACATCTCGGCCACAAATTCGGTCGATGCTTATTCGCTAATGCCCACAGGGGCTAGCGATCTAAAAATTCTTGAAGAACGCGCCGCCGTCATTGGCCACAGAAGCAACGAAGCCCTCAAAGAATTAGACCGTGAGGAATTTATTTGCTTCCGGCTTGGGGCAAAGGAACTTTACGGAATTCCTTATTCGCACGCGGATGAAGTATTGTTGATGACAGAAGTGACCCCCGTTCCGGGGACACCCGGTTTCATTGCCGGCATTATTAATCTTCGTGGCGCATTGCTCAGCGTTATGGACCTCAAATTTCTTTTCAAAGTACAGACGTCCGATGAATTGGAACATCCAAAAATTATCGTTGTTAGCGATGGCGGGACACGGTTTGGAATAATTGTTGATGAGGTCATTGGAAATTCTCAATTTACACCGTCTGGTTTATCGCCGCCGGTACCGTCGAATGGCACACAAAATCTCGCTTATGTTTCAGGAATTCATGAAGGCAAAGTTACCATTCTGAATATGAATGCGTTGTTTGGTGATTCGAACTTGGTCGTTAATCACAAAACAGCTTGAAAAGGAATATTCGATGAATTCACCTGGCAACGACCAAACCTCTGTCGACAAACTTGTCGCCGCTATGGGACTCAAATCGAGCGAATTCGAAGCCCGCAAGGACTTTGCTCAATTCACCGACGAAGATGCACGAATATTAAAAGAAATTGCACCTACGGTTCGCGCTCGAAGAAACTGGATCGTCGATCAATTTTACGAAAACATCACAAAACATCCTGACCTTCTAAAATTGATAGATGATGCTGGTTCCAACATGGACGCCCTTAAGGACTCCCAGAAGGTGTACCTCGACGATTTGGTAAGTGGGAATTATGACAATGACTATATGGAACGTCGCATACGCATCGGTGCCGTTCATTGCCGAATAGGTTTAGGGCCGCGTTGGTATTTGGGAAGTTATGCGGTTTACTTTAATTTGATTTCTTCATTGATACATGAACACTTTCGCTTCCGCTCCGGAAAACGTCTTAAGGCAATCCAAGCATTAAACAGCATATTGTTGATTGATGCCCAGATCGCGATTGAGACATATATCCATTCCCTGGTTTATTCCATTTCTGTGACCATTGAAGAAATATCTGGCTCTGTATCGATGCAGGCGACCGGTGCAAGTGAACAAGCGGCTGCCGTCACCCAAACGAGCGCATCACTGGCAGAAATTAAAGAAACCACGTCACAGACTTTGGATAAGGCAACATCCTTAAGCGAGGCCGCCGAGCGCACTCAAATGGAAGGTGCGGAAGGAATTGAAGGCGTTTCTGAAAGCATTGATTCCGTCCGTTCGATCCGCGACAAGGTCGAAGTGATATCCCA is a window encoding:
- a CDS encoding globin-coupled sensor protein; the protein is MNSPGNDQTSVDKLVAAMGLKSSEFEARKDFAQFTDEDARILKEIAPTVRARRNWIVDQFYENITKHPDLLKLIDDAGSNMDALKDSQKVYLDDLVSGNYDNDYMERRIRIGAVHCRIGLGPRWYLGSYAVYFNLISSLIHEHFRFRSGKRLKAIQALNSILLIDAQIAIETYIHSLVYSISVTIEEISGSVSMQATGASEQAAAVTQTSASLAEIKETTSQTLDKATSLSEAAERTQMEGAEGIEGVSESIDSVRSIRDKVEVISQTIVTLSEQNKRIGEITTVVNNLAQQSKMLAINASIEAAKAGESGKGFAVVAEEVSNLADQSEEATQQVTKILDEIQNATDKAVMATEDGIKQVDHGVDLIQNAGGIMEGLNDVIHNSTLASQQIAASVRQQAIGVDQVATAMDEINDVTQQFLSSATQIKAAVGGLSTEVIKLRDKD
- a CDS encoding TauD/TfdA family dioxygenase codes for the protein MNSATDITVTPLTPFIGAEISGVDLAQNLTDDAFEIIHQALLDNLVLLFRGQDIPPTAQIKFTERFGAVEGHPLKARKGHPEFDNLLALENKPELRGARNDFWHSDISCAAEPPALAFLQALTVPEGKGDTMFCNMYRAWDELAPDLKEKFDALTASHSGEAIRRRNTAADTDGNQDMTVPPAETHPVVRRHPETGRRALYTNRFFTTNFTGMSVEESAPLLEAIEEQATQADNIYRHSWRAGDTLLWDNRCTMHYAFYDYDESEPRLMHRTTAAGDRPQA
- a CDS encoding haloacid dehalogenase type II; this translates as MNQNKINRDSIGACVFDAYGTLFNVHAAAAKLKGELDGKADQLSQIWRTKQLEYTWLRSLMGNYAPFWQITGEALDYALGVVKIDNPALRQKLMDVYMQLDAYPEAADVLGKLKAAGIKTAILSNGSPEMLASAVNNAGLSDSLDAVLSVDGLQIFKPHPSVYQLSVDELGVEAGNICFMSSNAWDIAGGSHFGYQAVWVNRFGAEPERLPDGPVAVIESLDGLLEILI
- a CDS encoding ParA family protein codes for the protein MSNSFVARPRFTGNKKPNENDWEVMKVIGVCGRKGGSGKTTVAIHLAAELSSRGFKVIFIDCDIQGSATYWAEPGNLPMPVQHMALENENEVGAWSATVRGMDADYIVLDSPPHIDAALGGVIGVSDVTVLPATPSGLDLIAAAETIGLIRDFRKANGGEKPKIVLVPNRVDRRTTSGRELRFALRDLGEETAPELRARTAFVDAFNSGEWVGAYAPNSLARKEISVLTNRVTEILEQQE
- a CDS encoding aldehyde ferredoxin oxidoreductase, with amino-acid sequence MRKYLNIDLETQSIETETLDGETIAKAGRYHIAKTLLAAGAATVDPLSPENPLIFSVGPFAGTNFSNANRLSVGCKSPLTGGIKEANSGGTFGFAMGQLEIAGFTLNGACKDWTIIYIPKEGEIRFESAEGFMGKGNFETAEMLHEKYGDKVSLALCSPVGEYLGLMSGIAFSDPENRPERIAARGGVGAVMGSKKVKAIICEKNKLPTFKERKKVIMSVREYGQKLDEQPAVQNLKKLGTAMMGDVMNHMGGIPVRGFSSGQVVDRDKERFKLGGDYIREQNMERGGDPSHACMPGCQIRCSNVYVDKDGEEVVSPVEYETLGLMGTNCGLENPDDLAKVNAVANDLGIDTIEIGALLGMLMREGQAEFGDVDFMMEAMKEIGEGTERGKFLSQGTARVGEHHGFKHIPVIKKQAISAYDPRSIEVTGVSMMITAMGADHTTGNLAAFDCKDKTTEEIATASFGIQVDSAAADCLGMCLFGRSVTDTHHEFLTNTINDAYGSNLDPSFINETARQALILEAEFNKAAGFTDADDELPAFFYEESIAPTDKKARHHTKELNDYKSKWIAENSA
- a CDS encoding chemotaxis protein CheW produces the protein METQANNYLNLLNFRVVDMLLSADLSHIDKVLSLVAFNRVPLGPNCLVGIMTYEGVSIPVIDIAIRLELENIAPYTLETPIIVCSHKGNSVGLIASSIYGVAATAPDALQLGEIFEDGAPPCKGVVKTANGQSFLLDLDRMLDVDLSALEDKLSSPASAGYQIKGP
- a CDS encoding tetratricopeptide repeat protein, encoding MSQILSPDCESELLTFAQSEYGIILKGSQRKRLNDAFQISRKKFGHETSEDYTNSLFAAKPDDAERTDFVSCITVEESYFFRDADQIEFIRKTWLPRMLEKKRRASDKHIRIWCAGCSFGQEPYTVAILLKEELPEFRDWTIHLLASDINVDALQQAIKGQYTSWSFRTTSDKMKSKYFKSVGGYSKISPEITRMVEFEYLNLLSPNFPSIMNGTSHLDLILCRNVFIYFDADTSSQIMQRFSQCLSPGGHLIVGASDLAETSQESMEFIFENSINYFRKPTEEFIPPKAARTPKYRRPSQGRRAEDNRRPTRPFKKISRKRVTKPKIKAEVKSVEDLATLAKSGAWAEVRNEVGAAIRQEGETPENLCLLAEALANLGKTEEAITASEESLLLDPMNDRAVFINGLILMELGDTQQAEKQFKRALYLNRQFMDAHYQLGLLQLRNGKRTAAVKSLKNALDIVSTESSQHASETLADVLRGEIEMLSGINKIG
- a CDS encoding purine-binding chemotaxis protein CheW; the encoded protein is MTKKPGLRARTKSIQAAMAAAEPKKPLPTDSQRAPEQALKTKVEAAVAPTANISATNSVDAYSLMPTGASDLKILEERAAVIGHRSNEALKELDREEFICFRLGAKELYGIPYSHADEVLLMTEVTPVPGTPGFIAGIINLRGALLSVMDLKFLFKVQTSDELEHPKIIVVSDGGTRFGIIVDEVIGNSQFTPSGLSPPVPSNGTQNLAYVSGIHEGKVTILNMNALFGDSNLVVNHKTA